CCTGCATTCAAGCCCAACCTCCATGCTGATCTAATTCGACATATAATTGAGCTGAGTCACAAAATCCCTCTCTTTTTTATCCTTCACATTTGCATTGTCAATAGTGACTTAACAAATTATTTTATTAGACAATGAAAAATTTCAAATTGGCAAGGGTAGCTAACCTGTTTGCACTGGCATTGATCATAATGCTAAATTCCTGTTCAAAAGATGACAATTCTGTTAAGAAAAAAAATTCAACTTTCGTAATGGTGCATGGCGCCTGGCAAGCATCATTTGTTTGGGACAAAGTAAAAAAAGCTTTAGAGGACGAAGGTAATAGGGTAGTTTCAGTAGAGTTGTTAGGTCACGGAAATGACTATACACCAGTATCTGAAATAACATTTGACAAATATGTTAAGCAAGTAACGAATGTTATAGATAGTTTAAATATTCCAGTAGTATTAGTAGGTCACAGTCTGGGAGGAGCAATTATTACCCAGGCAGCCTGCAAAGTTCCTCAAAAAATAGACAAACTGGTTTATGTGGCTGGGTTTATTCCAAAAAGTGGTAGTAGTGTATTCGGATATTCTGCCATGGATTCTGGGACATTGATCCCTTCCGCCTTGGGATTCTCTGCTGATGGGAG
The Niastella koreensis GR20-10 genome window above contains:
- a CDS encoding alpha/beta fold hydrolase; this encodes MKNFKLARVANLFALALIIMLNSCSKDDNSVKKKNSTFVMVHGAWQASFVWDKVKKALEDEGNRVVSVELLGHGNDYTPVSEITFDKYVKQVTNVIDSLNIPVVLVGHSLGGAIITQAACKVPQKIDKLVYVAGFIPKSGSSVFGYSAMDSGTLIPSALGFSADGSTVTITNPEINIREIFCKDGSVEDINLLVEKLRPEPVGAAGTPLDYSSDTYSAIANKYYIYTTEDKAISYPFQQQMVAEARITNTYEIQAGHSPFLSKPTELVSILNKITKQ